In Chiloscyllium punctatum isolate Juve2018m chromosome 10, sChiPun1.3, whole genome shotgun sequence, a single window of DNA contains:
- the phospho2 gene encoding pyridoxal phosphate phosphatase PHOSPHO2, with product MKSLLVFDFDHTIVDGNSDTWVIKCIPEKKLPDWLRETYDGTHWNEYMQKIFAYFGDQGIKESEMKNVMQSMPYTKGMVDLLKFICQKKDQVDCIIISDSNTCFINWILEVTNSSSVFNSIITNPANFEQNHLVIKGFHSHSCPNCPDNLCKKKALDDFITDQLKAGVQYQRIIYTGDGANDLCPIKGLKECDVAMVRKGYKLEKLIHELLDGDSGSMLPSIVIWLSGEEILSYLRKCLKT from the coding sequence ATGAAGAGTTTACTTGTTTTTGATTTTGATCACACAATTGTAGATGGAAACAGTGACACTTGGGTTATCAAATGTATACCTGAAAAGAAGCTTCCAGATTGGCTTCGTGAAACTTATGATGGAACACACTGGAATGAATACATGCAAAAGATCTTTGCCTATTTTGGAGACCAAGGAATCAAGGAATCTGAAATGAAAAATGTTATGCAATCAATGCCATACACTAAAGGGATGGTTGATCTCCTGAAGTTCATTTGCCAAAAGAAGGATCAAGTTGACTGCATTATAATTTCTGATTCTAATACATGTTTCATCAATTGGATTTTAGAAGTAACAAATAGCAGCTCCGTATTTAATAGCATTATTACAAATCCAGCAAATTTTGAACAAAATCATCTGGTAATTAAGGGCTTTCATTCTCACAGCTGTCCAAATTGCCCTGATAAtctttgcaaaaaaaaagcatTGGATGATTTTATTACTGATCAACTTAAAGCAGGGGTACAGTATCAAAGAATCATTTATACTGGTGATGGTGCAAATGACTTGTGCCCAATTAAAGGTTTGAAAGAGTGTGATGTTGCGATGGTAAGAAAAGGATACAAGTTAGAAAAACTGATTCATGAATTGCTTGATGGAGACTCAGGTTCAATGCTGCCATCAATTGTGATATGGTTGTCAGGTGAAGAAATCCTGTCTTATTTGAGAAAATGTTTGAAAACTTAA